In one Bufo gargarizans isolate SCDJY-AF-19 chromosome 11, ASM1485885v1, whole genome shotgun sequence genomic region, the following are encoded:
- the FBXO34 gene encoding LOW QUALITY PROTEIN: F-box only protein 34 (The sequence of the model RefSeq protein was modified relative to this genomic sequence to represent the inferred CDS: deleted 1 base in 1 codon) — MSSSRAGLHREPLKFHSHQHVKRASGMHLKPYHKVQKKESLLEPRSNKGMHLNNQSSAKEEKRNVATKNCLPCTDNPPRRPLGTLSQNTMCNTAGMSSSNSFDVKAKNVPPATIHQGDEGEGTLDSCALIKPGNTKEKIAFFASHHCSNNRNSSMKVKNTGDMSGRAAKRRKKSADLKRMKNHLEKVQEAQKKCLLAESFPSRVEDCSINFVTDGDGILPGRPLSVIEMVAFLEQRASALLSDCAKTFSNSHPSKPTGTLKCALQPISLIALGASENPSERDNSEKAELDSVCVLEMVAKLESECLRRQNDRESGGLSRNNSFRRNVGRMLLASGSQPGASHAHDDAADPEKDSAASVVDKNGSQNEDHCAPPKPQDSESLPPMEDFFVANVDLELVRETYLKMRCRGDVEITVDPCKLSISVCIKAVECDSFESQTVNDGAPDEKVECSDRIPDPSCKTEDVLMHAQDKALLVDPSPGVLFFKNDETDAKQAHVRINPETKSQAGAPEKHAFDSTLRMQKSSVIAQYAVSISSLGNVTQVLDTSSVKRQVSHDFLETRFKIQQLLEPQQYMAFLPHHILVKIFKYLPTRSLAALKCTSCYFKFIIEHYDIRPCDSLWVRDPRYKDDPCKQCKKKFARGDVSLCLWHPKPYCQALPYGPGFWMCCYMSQKESRGCRVGLHDNRWVPAFYSFNRTVCKKSKESEVEDD, encoded by the exons ATGAGTTCCAGCAGAGCCGGCCTCCACAGGGAACCACTGAAATTCCACTCGCATCAACATGTCAAGCG GGCTTCTGGAATGCATTTAAAGCCATATCACAAGGTCCAGAAAAAAGAATCTCTTCTAGAACCAAGATCAAACAAAGGCATGCATCTGAACAACCAAAGCTCTGCAAAGGAAGAAAAGCGTAATGTCGCCACCAAGAATTGTTTACCCTGTACGGACAATCCGCCCCGCAGGCCGCTGGGCACGCTGTCCCAGAACACCATGTGCAATACAGCAGGGATGAGCTCCTCCAACAGCTTTGACGTCAAAGCAAAGAATGTCCCACCTGCAACCATCCATCAGGGTGACGAAGGAGAGGGCACGTTGGATAGCTGTGCACTCATCAAGCCTGGAAACACGAAGGAGAAGATTGCCTTTTTTGCCTCTCATCACTGCAGCAACAATAGGAACAGCTCAATGAAGGTGAAAAACACTGGGGACATGAGTGGAAGAGCTGCTAAAAGGCGAAAGAAATCAGCGGATCTTAAACGCATGAAGAACCATTTGGAGAAGGTGCAGGAAGCGCAGAAAAAGTGCCTCCTCGCCGAATCTTTCCCAAGTAGAGTCGAAGACTGTTCAATAAATTTTGTCACTGATGGTGATGGGATTCTTCCTGGAAGACCCCTTTCTGTGATAGAGATGGTAGCGTTTCTAGAGCAAAGAGCAAGTGCGTTACTTTCTGATTGTGCTAAAACTTTTTCCAACTCCCATCCTTCGAAACCTACTGGAACGTTGAAATGTGCCCTTCAGCCCATCTCCTTGATTGCACTCGGAGCCAGTGAGAACCCCTCTGAGAGAGACAATTCAGAGAAGGCCGAACTGGACTCCGTGTGCGTCTTGGAAATGGTTGCTAAACTGGAGTCTGAATGTCTGAGGCGCCAGAACGATCGGGAATCAGGAGGACTCTCGAGGAACAACAGCTTCAGGAGGAACGTTGGCCGGATGCTGCTCGCCAGTGGCTCACAGCCAGGAGCTAGCCATGCTCACGATGATGCAGCGGATCCTGAAAAAGACTCTGCCGCTTCTGTGGTGGATAAAAATGGCTCTCAAAATGaagaccactgtgctccacctaAGCCTCAAGATTCAGAGTCTTTGCCACCTATGGAAGACTTTTTTGTGGCCAATGTAGACCTTGAACTTGTAAGGGAGACCTATCTGAAAATGAGGTGTAGGGGTGACGTTGAGATAACTGTGGATCCTTGTAAATTATCGATTTCTGTCTGTATAAAAGCTGTTGAATGTGATTCGTTTGAGAGTCAGACGGTGAATGATGGTGCACCTGATGAAAAGGTGGAGTGTTCAGACAGGATCCCTGATCCCTCTTGTAAGACTGAGGATGTCTTAATGCACGCACAGGACAAAGCTTTATTAGTGGACCCTTCGCCAGGGGTCTTGTTCTTTAAAAATGATGAAACTGATGCAAAGCAAGCACATGTAAGG ATCAACCCTGAAACAAAGTCGCAGGCAGGCGCCCCAGAGAAACATGCCTTTGACAGTACTCTGCGTATGCAGAAGAGCTCAGTGATTGCACAGTACGCCGTCTCCATATCCTCGCTCGGCAACGTAACTCAGGTACTCGACACGTCCTCCGTAAAGAGGCAGGTGTCTCACGATTTTCTCGAGACCAGGTTTAAGATCCAACAGCTCTTGGAGCCTCAGCAgtacatggctttcctgccccaTCACATCCTAGTGAAGATATTCAAGTATCTCCCCACCCGATCACTGGCCGCCCTAAAATGCACTTCCTGCTATTTCAAATTCATCATCGAACATTACGACATTCGACCGTGCGACTCGCTGTGGGTGCGGGACCCTCGCTACAAAGACGACCCTTGCAAGCAGTGCAAGAAAAAGTTTGCGAGGGGCGACGTGTCCCTTTGCCTTTGGCACCCCAAACCGTACTGCCAAGCTTTACCTTACGGCCCGGGTTTTTGGATGTGCTGCTACATGTCTCAAAAAGAGAGCCGCGGCTGTAGGGTGGGGCTGCACGACAATCGCTGGGTGCCGGCTTTTTACAGCTTTAACCGAACAGTCTGCAAGAAGTCTAAAGAGTCCGAGGTCGAAGACGACTGA